From Nitrosopumilus zosterae, the proteins below share one genomic window:
- a CDS encoding elongation factor EF-2, whose protein sequence is MVKFKSTGEVLKIIKNKDQIRNFGVIAHVDHGKTTMSDSLLANSGIIAPSAAGKALAMDFDKEEQARGITIYQANVTLHFTKNNKEYVINMIDTPGHVDFSGRVIRSLRAIDGAVVVCDAVEGIMTQTETVTRMALEERVKPVLFINKVDRLIKELRLTPEKMQQQLADVVSNFNQLIDTYAEPEYKEKWKVSIQDASVTFGSAKDRWAINLDLMKEKGISFKDVIDAYQNEKVEELVEKAPLADAVLGMVVKHHPAPHEAVKYRIPQIWKGDLESDVGKALLACSDDGPTIMMIVNMVLDPAAGPVAIGRLFSGKIKDGQTINIIDSKREGRIQSVNFFMGNQREQVGELGAGNIPALLGLTEARAGNTLSSIKDIPMFEGVHYVSEPVVQIAIEPKHPKDLPKLVEILKQLTIEDPNLIVKIDEESGETIVAGMGVLHLDVATHRIQDAKCEIVTSEPLINYRETVKGTCEPIMAKSPNRHNKIFMKVEPLEPEIAHMLRTGEISDMKDKKVVAELLKKAGWDTDTIKRVMKFDSRGNVLINGTKGVQFVQESTDSINSGFEEVMKEGPLCKEQMRNCKFIFTHFVPHEDTAHRGLSQLGPASRRACMGALLTAGTAVLEPTLAIEVRVPTDLVGNVATVLSGKRGKVLDMSQKGASSIITGEIPASETFTLSEEMRGQTAGRATWNTSFKEWTEVPKSMLGPAVAEIRKRKGLAPDPPGVNEFIDKE, encoded by the coding sequence ATGGTAAAATTCAAGTCAACAGGAGAGGTTCTTAAAATCATTAAGAACAAGGATCAAATCCGAAACTTTGGTGTTATCGCTCACGTTGACCACGGAAAGACTACCATGAGTGACAGTCTTTTGGCAAACTCTGGAATTATCGCTCCATCTGCTGCTGGAAAAGCTTTGGCAATGGACTTTGACAAAGAGGAACAAGCAAGAGGAATTACAATTTATCAGGCAAACGTTACTTTACACTTTACAAAAAACAATAAAGAATACGTCATAAACATGATTGATACACCCGGCCACGTCGACTTTAGTGGAAGGGTGATTCGAAGCCTCAGAGCAATTGACGGTGCAGTTGTAGTGTGTGATGCTGTAGAAGGTATCATGACTCAAACTGAAACTGTAACTAGAATGGCCCTAGAAGAGCGTGTAAAACCCGTTTTGTTTATCAATAAAGTTGATAGACTCATCAAAGAACTAAGATTAACACCAGAAAAAATGCAACAGCAATTGGCAGATGTCGTATCAAACTTTAACCAATTAATTGACACATATGCCGAACCTGAATACAAGGAAAAATGGAAAGTATCAATCCAGGACGCCAGTGTGACCTTTGGTTCTGCAAAGGATAGATGGGCAATCAATCTTGATTTGATGAAAGAAAAGGGAATTTCATTTAAGGATGTAATCGATGCATATCAGAACGAAAAAGTGGAAGAACTAGTAGAAAAAGCACCACTGGCTGATGCAGTTCTTGGAATGGTTGTAAAACATCATCCTGCCCCACATGAGGCAGTAAAGTACAGAATTCCACAAATTTGGAAAGGTGATTTGGAATCCGACGTTGGCAAAGCATTGCTTGCATGCAGTGATGATGGCCCCACAATCATGATGATTGTGAATATGGTTTTAGATCCTGCTGCAGGACCTGTGGCAATAGGAAGATTGTTTTCTGGCAAAATCAAAGACGGACAAACAATTAACATTATTGATTCAAAGAGAGAGGGACGTATTCAATCTGTTAACTTCTTTATGGGAAACCAAAGAGAACAAGTAGGCGAACTTGGTGCTGGAAACATCCCTGCATTACTTGGCTTAACTGAAGCTAGAGCCGGAAACACACTATCTTCAATTAAAGACATTCCTATGTTTGAAGGCGTTCACTATGTTTCAGAACCTGTTGTTCAAATCGCAATAGAGCCAAAGCATCCTAAAGATTTACCTAAACTTGTTGAAATTCTCAAACAACTAACAATCGAGGATCCAAACCTGATTGTAAAAATTGATGAAGAAAGCGGTGAGACAATTGTTGCGGGAATGGGAGTTTTACATCTTGATGTGGCAACACACAGAATTCAAGACGCAAAATGTGAAATTGTCACATCTGAACCTTTGATTAACTATAGAGAAACAGTAAAGGGAACATGCGAACCAATCATGGCAAAATCTCCAAACAGACACAACAAGATTTTCATGAAAGTAGAACCCCTAGAACCTGAAATTGCACACATGCTAAGAACTGGAGAAATCAGTGATATGAAAGATAAAAAGGTTGTAGCAGAGCTTCTAAAGAAAGCTGGATGGGATACTGACACAATCAAGAGAGTGATGAAATTTGATTCACGTGGAAATGTTTTGATTAACGGAACCAAAGGTGTGCAATTTGTACAGGAATCAACCGATTCTATTAATTCCGGATTTGAAGAAGTGATGAAGGAAGGACCTCTCTGTAAAGAACAGATGAGGAATTGCAAGTTTATCTTCACCCACTTTGTACCTCACGAAGACACTGCACACAGAGGACTTTCTCAATTGGGTCCTGCTTCCAGAAGAGCATGCATGGGTGCTTTACTTACTGCTGGAACTGCAGTTTTAGAACCAACTCTGGCTATCGAAGTTCGTGTTCCTACTGATTTGGTTGGAAACGTGGCAACTGTCCTTTCTGGAAAGAGAGGCAAAGTATTGGACATGTCTCAAAAAGGCGCTTCAAGCATTATCACAGGTGAGATTCCAGCTTCTGAAACCTTCACTTTATCTGAAGAGATGAGGGGTCAAACAGCAGGACGTGCAACTTGGAATACTTCGTTTAAAGAGTGGACCGAAGTTCCAAAATCAATGCTAGGACCTGCCGTTGCTGAAATTAGAAAGAGAAAGGGACTGGCACCAGACCCACCAGGTGTTAACGAGTTTATCGACAAAGAGTAA
- a CDS encoding sugar isomerase, whose protein sequence is MNSIAAYEKDIELQLDFLKSFQKQNPISENLQKNTLFSGSGDSLASAMLAESFSNGLVKAMDPLDLYSNRELVKSKHVYFVSISGNTITNIRVATIAKKTTAITSQPKSKLAKISDDTILLTAGNHGVFTAGSISFLESALTCVSLVRKITIPKNNVLFLKAKSDAKKAKISKRLFVLGNFHTFPLAMYCAAKFYEILGYDSHYCRIEQFSHMELFSSKKGDTVIIFEAKNSHNTQLAQNLKKIGINVLHPNMPSEKISQMVYCIFFSQFISLNEAKRKKKRECHFVTAENIRNVSNQMIY, encoded by the coding sequence GTGAATTCAATTGCAGCATATGAGAAAGACATAGAACTTCAATTAGATTTTTTAAAATCATTCCAAAAACAAAATCCAATATCTGAAAATCTACAAAAAAACACACTGTTTTCTGGCAGTGGCGATTCTCTGGCATCTGCAATGTTGGCAGAATCATTTTCAAATGGTCTTGTAAAAGCAATGGACCCGTTAGATTTGTATTCAAATAGAGAATTAGTAAAATCAAAACATGTCTATTTTGTATCTATATCTGGAAATACCATTACCAACATTAGAGTTGCAACAATTGCAAAAAAAACAACTGCGATAACCTCTCAACCTAAAAGCAAATTGGCAAAAATATCTGATGACACCATTCTGCTTACTGCCGGAAACCATGGCGTCTTTACTGCTGGCAGCATATCTTTTTTAGAAAGCGCCCTCACATGCGTTTCCCTTGTAAGAAAAATAACCATTCCAAAAAATAACGTGCTATTTCTTAAAGCAAAATCTGACGCAAAAAAAGCAAAAATCTCAAAGAGGCTTTTTGTCTTGGGAAATTTCCATACCTTTCCTTTGGCCATGTATTGCGCTGCAAAATTTTATGAAATTTTGGGCTATGATTCGCACTATTGCAGAATAGAACAGTTCTCTCACATGGAGTTGTTTTCTTCAAAAAAAGGTGATACCGTAATAATTTTCGAGGCAAAAAACTCTCACAACACTCAACTGGCGCAAAATCTCAAAAAGATTGGAATCAATGTCCTTCACCCAAACATGCCCTCTGAAAAGATTTCTCAAATGGTTTACTGCATATTTTTTTCACAATTCATTTCTCTTAATGAGGCCAAAAGGAAAAAGAAGAGAGAATGTCATTTTGTCACGGCAGAAAATATTCGTAATGTTTCAAATCAAATGATCTACTGA
- a CDS encoding MqnA/MqnD/SBP family protein has translation MEISVGHTPDSDDAFMFYGMFTGKVPSPDFKVNHVIEDIEKLNRKATDPELDVTAVSVHACAYIPGYTILRSGGSFGIGYGPIVTAREQKSIDELKKCKIAIPGKMTSAFLLLQLMIGKFDFVEMNFSEIPEAVRTGKVDAGLVIHETQLSYAQEGNVKILDVGEWWDKTTDGLPVPLGINVMRTDLGMDTIVKFDKYLQSSIEFGLKNFDDALEYAMQYARGKKRDLIEKFVKMYVNQVTVNMGDPGEKSIRKLFEMAKEKKLVPDFQISIATK, from the coding sequence ATGGAAATTTCTGTAGGACATACTCCTGATTCGGATGACGCATTCATGTTTTATGGAATGTTTACAGGCAAAGTTCCATCTCCAGATTTTAAAGTGAATCATGTGATTGAAGACATTGAGAAACTAAATCGCAAAGCTACAGATCCAGAACTTGATGTCACAGCAGTTTCAGTTCATGCATGTGCATACATACCAGGATATACGATTTTGAGAAGTGGCGGGAGTTTTGGAATAGGTTACGGGCCAATTGTGACAGCAAGAGAACAAAAATCAATTGACGAACTAAAGAAATGCAAAATTGCAATTCCGGGAAAAATGACGTCTGCGTTTTTACTACTCCAGCTAATGATTGGAAAATTTGATTTTGTGGAGATGAATTTCAGTGAGATTCCGGAAGCAGTGAGAACAGGAAAAGTCGATGCAGGGCTAGTAATTCATGAAACCCAATTATCATACGCACAAGAGGGAAATGTCAAGATTTTAGATGTTGGAGAATGGTGGGATAAGACGACAGATGGTCTGCCTGTGCCTCTTGGAATCAATGTCATGAGGACAGATTTGGGCATGGATACAATTGTAAAGTTTGACAAATATTTGCAATCATCGATTGAATTTGGTTTGAAGAATTTTGATGACGCGTTAGAATACGCGATGCAGTATGCCAGAGGAAAGAAACGAGACTTGATTGAAAAGTTTGTAAAAATGTATGTTAATCAGGTCACAGTCAATATGGGGGATCCAGGTGAAAAATCAATCAGAAAACTCTTTGAGATGGCAAAAGAGAAAAAACTGGTTCCAGATTTTCAGATCAGTATAGCCACCAAGTAA
- a CDS encoding MTH1187 family thiamine-binding protein has product MATKTTSASFYIAKAIESIQNIENLRYQVNPMGTILESDNIDVINGAAKTMMEVVHNLGIARVEVVIKIDSRRDKQVRMEEKLESIKKQMT; this is encoded by the coding sequence ATGGCCACAAAGACTACAAGTGCAAGTTTTTACATTGCAAAGGCAATTGAATCAATTCAGAATATTGAGAATTTAAGATACCAAGTGAATCCCATGGGAACAATTTTGGAATCAGACAACATCGATGTAATTAATGGTGCTGCAAAAACAATGATGGAAGTAGTTCACAATCTTGGAATTGCAAGAGTCGAGGTTGTGATAAAAATTGATTCAAGAAGAGACAAACAGGTTAGGATGGAAGAAAAATTAGAGTCTATAAAAAAGCAAATGACTTAG
- a CDS encoding radical SAM protein: MLGQLVGDSQALDRAIAGEELSYKDGLELMNYDNQHILAAVADNSRKKLVGDTVTFAASYYMNYTNVCAASCQMCAFYRKDGADDAYTLTSQEIEQRVGIAEQMGATEVHIVGGFHPTLPLEYYEDMMKVIKKNHPQLNIKALTAAEIFFLSKLTKNSTKEILSRLKDAGLDSMPGGGAELFHPDIRDKIVRGKCTGQQWLDVIEEAHNMGIQSNVTMLYGHIEKPEHIIDHLIKIRELQKKTKGFITLIPLKFSLDNTELEQQHLVNNECSSLYDLKIIALSRLMLANVLNNISVYWVAYGKKLAQVALSNGGSDLVGTAFSEEIYRAAGKPTASSIEELATMVKEIGRSPAQRNTHFGILREF, translated from the coding sequence ATGTTAGGGCAACTGGTTGGGGATTCTCAAGCATTAGATCGTGCAATAGCCGGGGAGGAATTGTCCTATAAAGACGGCCTTGAACTGATGAATTATGACAACCAACACATTCTTGCCGCTGTTGCAGACAATTCGCGAAAAAAACTAGTTGGGGATACTGTCACTTTTGCGGCGTCTTACTACATGAACTATACCAATGTGTGTGCTGCAAGCTGTCAGATGTGCGCCTTTTACAGGAAAGATGGCGCTGATGATGCATATACCCTAACTTCTCAAGAAATCGAACAACGCGTCGGCATTGCAGAACAGATGGGCGCAACTGAAGTTCATATTGTAGGTGGATTTCATCCGACACTTCCGCTGGAATATTATGAAGACATGATGAAAGTTATCAAAAAGAATCATCCTCAACTAAACATCAAAGCACTTACAGCAGCTGAGATTTTCTTTTTATCCAAGTTAACTAAAAATTCTACCAAAGAAATTCTATCTCGTCTCAAGGATGCAGGGCTTGATTCAATGCCTGGTGGAGGAGCAGAACTATTTCATCCTGATATCCGGGATAAGATTGTCAGGGGAAAATGTACTGGGCAACAGTGGCTTGATGTCATTGAAGAGGCACATAACATGGGAATTCAAAGTAATGTCACAATGCTATACGGACATATAGAAAAACCTGAACACATCATTGATCATTTAATTAAAATTCGCGAATTACAAAAAAAGACCAAAGGATTCATCACATTAATTCCGTTAAAGTTTAGTTTGGATAATACTGAACTAGAGCAACAGCATCTAGTCAATAATGAATGTTCATCGTTATATGATCTGAAGATAATAGCATTGTCCAGATTAATGCTTGCAAATGTTCTAAACAATATCTCCGTTTATTGGGTTGCATATGGAAAGAAGCTTGCTCAAGTTGCATTGTCAAATGGAGGAAGCGATTTAGTCGGAACTGCATTTTCTGAGGAAATCTATCGTGCTGCAGGAAAACCTACTGCGTCATCCATTGAAGAACTGGCAACCATGGTAAAAGAAATTGGACGATCCCCTGCACAGAGAAATACCCATTTTGGAATATTGCGAGAATTCTAA
- a CDS encoding tetratricopeptide repeat protein, protein MSDKVDKMLAQAFEFADEENFDDALRLYDLVLREEPDNINALVDKGVTLQNMGRIKQAIRTYDKALAISPNFLDAILNKGTALHSDQRYLEAIGCYDVALKIDKKCAMALAYKGLSLGEIGELQDAIKHFKKALSIDKDYDLANISKELAQDLLRSIKKKSKTQ, encoded by the coding sequence ATGAGCGATAAAGTAGATAAGATGCTAGCCCAAGCCTTTGAGTTTGCCGATGAGGAGAATTTTGATGATGCACTTAGATTATATGATTTAGTACTCAGGGAAGAACCTGACAATATTAATGCCCTAGTAGACAAGGGAGTGACCCTCCAAAACATGGGTCGAATAAAACAAGCAATCCGAACATATGACAAAGCCCTTGCAATTTCCCCTAATTTTCTTGATGCAATACTGAATAAAGGAACTGCATTGCATTCAGATCAAAGATATCTTGAGGCAATAGGATGTTATGATGTAGCTCTGAAAATTGATAAAAAATGTGCAATGGCGCTTGCATACAAAGGTCTCTCATTAGGGGAAATTGGAGAATTACAAGATGCGATAAAGCATTTCAAAAAAGCACTATCTATTGACAAAGATTATGATTTGGCAAATATCTCAAAAGAACTTGCTCAAGATTTGCTAAGATCAATAAAAAAGAAATCTAAAACACAGTGA
- a CDS encoding tetratricopeptide repeat protein: MSQIQDLVEKGQSLMDDGKFDEALGFFEQALLLNQNDPDLWNYKGVALRSLGRYEESMECFNKSLEIDPRDKNAS; this comes from the coding sequence ATGAGTCAAATTCAAGATCTTGTTGAAAAGGGGCAATCATTAATGGATGATGGAAAGTTTGATGAAGCCTTGGGTTTTTTTGAGCAGGCTCTTCTTTTGAATCAAAATGATCCTGATCTTTGGAACTACAAAGGCGTTGCACTTCGAAGTTTGGGCAGATACGAGGAATCCATGGAATGCTTTAACAAATCCTTGGAAATTGACCCACGAGATAAAAATGCATCATGA
- a CDS encoding Lrp/AsnC family transcriptional regulator yields the protein MNLDSTDEKILKNLMMDARQSARQLALKLGMSTVTVLSRIKKLEKEKIIKGYTATIDHEKIGYSLTAIIEIVAKNDKIVDMEEEISKFENVCGVYDITGSTDTIIIAKFKERNELSKFVKGLATIPNVENTITHVVLNTAKEDFRLT from the coding sequence ATGAATTTAGACAGTACAGATGAAAAAATTCTCAAAAATTTAATGATGGATGCAAGGCAATCGGCAAGACAGCTTGCATTGAAATTAGGCATGTCAACTGTCACAGTGCTATCCAGAATCAAAAAATTAGAAAAAGAGAAGATCATCAAAGGATATACTGCAACTATTGATCATGAAAAAATAGGATATTCACTAACTGCGATTATTGAGATTGTGGCAAAAAATGATAAAATTGTAGACATGGAAGAAGAGATATCAAAATTTGAAAACGTGTGTGGGGTATATGACATTACAGGTTCAACAGATACAATAATTATTGCAAAATTCAAAGAAAGAAATGAATTGAGCAAGTTTGTAAAGGGTCTTGCAACCATTCCAAATGTGGAAAATACAATCACTCATGTGGTTCTAAATACAGCAAAAGAAGATTTTCGACTAACGTAG
- a CDS encoding DnaJ domain-containing protein, which translates to MNRISVFAILLIIFGTLQTAYPQSNNLDMELEVTDEEKIILFSGFAIAVIAIFMFLARDIILRKKTSYDKEEHESKKEKTYEKYHSDWGDDYEELGTRKNSKEDREFRDAVLNNELPNYYKILGLSKDATQEEIKKNFRELAKKNHPDKTKEDSEKQMMELNKAYEILSDKENKEKYDRYLTD; encoded by the coding sequence ATGAACCGAATCAGTGTTTTTGCAATTTTATTGATTATTTTTGGAACATTACAAACAGCATATCCACAATCAAACAATCTAGATATGGAATTAGAAGTCACAGATGAAGAGAAAATTATTCTTTTTTCTGGTTTTGCAATTGCAGTGATTGCAATCTTTATGTTTTTGGCAAGAGACATCATACTTCGAAAAAAAACATCTTATGATAAAGAAGAACATGAATCAAAAAAGGAGAAAACTTATGAAAAATACCATTCTGACTGGGGAGATGATTATGAAGAGTTGGGAACAAGAAAAAACAGTAAAGAAGACAGAGAATTCAGGGATGCCGTATTGAATAATGAACTTCCAAACTATTACAAAATTTTAGGATTGTCAAAAGACGCCACACAAGAAGAGATAAAAAAGAATTTCAGGGAACTTGCAAAAAAAAATCATCCAGATAAAACAAAAGAAGATTCTGAGAAACAAATGATGGAATTGAACAAGGCATACGAAATACTTTCAGATAAAGAAAATAAAGAGAAATATGATAGATATCTTACAGACTAG
- a CDS encoding HD domain-containing protein has product MQQFANTHSMRNEILNLMVEKGIEDDCYVEMLDYTIDLFESQGLGSDYYGYHNIIHELEVTYFALLASIQDKVKITDTDIKYLYVAALFHDFDPQKNVDKPHEESVLKFISMDKKLQQLIDEAKIDLEIIKVLILRTTYPWSGKLKQNAEEQIKQCFEKSDLTRNNLPYQEHIMEMGWYLSVVDRIGGYALGDFSKAMEMAKMNAHALAWRPSLIVRSSVAYFEELLNKETDMAKTILKILPKEMRKNFFGSVLAFMKLRQQEITIQADCSYENVKLIPTIECMSTRNDPKFIKSLYDIFVQLPKPLQFLKDDFEKSVKDPETILNTLRLNDKNGEIIGYSKGGPLERYQLREEIRDENYGLRNTVFLEPLALKMGYWGLKGGSEMRHMFIMQSHSMKYKFLTSFALRDVIRARVDKEQAEFVTLFDPERWDYYRIAI; this is encoded by the coding sequence TTGCAACAATTTGCAAACACCCATTCAATGAGAAATGAAATTCTCAATCTGATGGTGGAAAAAGGCATAGAAGACGATTGCTATGTAGAGATGTTAGACTATACAATTGATTTGTTTGAAAGTCAAGGATTGGGAAGTGATTATTACGGATACCACAACATCATCCATGAATTAGAAGTCACGTATTTCGCACTTTTGGCATCAATTCAAGATAAAGTGAAAATTACAGATACTGACATAAAATACCTTTACGTGGCAGCATTATTTCATGATTTTGATCCTCAAAAAAATGTGGACAAACCTCACGAAGAAAGTGTTTTGAAATTCATTTCAATGGATAAAAAACTGCAACAATTAATTGATGAAGCAAAAATTGATTTAGAAATTATCAAAGTTTTGATTCTGAGAACAACATACCCATGGAGTGGAAAACTTAAACAAAATGCTGAAGAGCAAATCAAACAATGTTTTGAAAAGTCAGATTTGACGAGAAACAATCTACCATACCAAGAACACATTATGGAAATGGGATGGTATCTCTCAGTAGTCGATAGAATTGGCGGTTATGCATTAGGAGATTTTTCAAAAGCAATGGAGATGGCAAAAATGAATGCACATGCATTAGCGTGGAGACCTTCATTAATTGTCAGAAGCTCGGTGGCATATTTTGAAGAATTACTAAATAAAGAAACAGATATGGCAAAAACAATTCTAAAAATACTCCCAAAAGAAATGAGAAAGAATTTTTTCGGATCAGTTCTTGCATTCATGAAACTAAGACAACAAGAAATCACAATTCAGGCAGATTGTTCTTATGAAAATGTCAAGTTAATTCCAACCATAGAATGTATGAGTACAAGGAATGATCCAAAATTCATCAAATCACTTTACGACATCTTTGTGCAACTTCCAAAACCATTACAATTTCTAAAAGATGATTTTGAGAAATCAGTGAAAGATCCTGAAACAATTCTTAACACACTTAGATTAAATGATAAAAATGGAGAGATCATAGGATATTCAAAAGGAGGACCGCTTGAAAGATACCAACTACGAGAAGAAATCAGAGATGAGAATTACGGTTTAAGAAATACAGTATTTTTAGAACCATTGGCATTAAAGATGGGATATTGGGGACTCAAAGGAGGGAGTGAGATGAGACACATGTTTATCATGCAGTCTCATTCCATGAAATACAAGTTTTTGACAAGTTTTGCATTACGAGATGTCATCAGAGCAAGAGTGGATAAAGAGCAGGCAGAGTTTGTCACATTGTTTGATCCAGAACGATGGGATTACTATAGAATAGCAATCTAG
- a CDS encoding FAD-binding oxidoreductase, with the protein MKKSIYESLQTSIAGDVYTQKEIRNFYSVDSSSYQIIPSVVIVPKDEKDIMRAIKIAKKFKSSVTVRGAGTGLVGSALNNGIILDMKNFNSIKITKNYAIVGPGVIKGELDKKLEIHDKFFPPNPSIGSFCTVGGMIGNNSSGSKSLKYGSVIDNVAEIIFVDGNGKRISLPKDKKVSKKILEFSKKIKIEKFPNVTKNSSGYRIDKIRSITDAHKLIIGSEGTLGIALSIKLKIRDRQEKKILFIIEFKSIIDASRNCLEINKTMPSAIEFVDRTTLNQINFKFSQDTQCLLLVEYDEDIDRSEKKLKSIITGKIVKKLKKDSEINEWWRYRDLSLHYSLKSIKKEKRIPHVIEDAAVPLENLPEIFKILKKINKKFKTKTIVYGHAGNGNIHVRLISDRSEFTAIKKIAILYFDEIIKLGGTITAEHGDGLARSEFIKKQYGKDNYKIFKEIKQFFDPKNILNPGKIITSKSTIIDNLEKL; encoded by the coding sequence ATGAAAAAATCCATCTATGAATCATTGCAAACATCCATAGCAGGAGATGTGTATACGCAAAAGGAAATTAGGAATTTTTACTCGGTGGACTCTAGCTCATATCAAATAATTCCAAGCGTGGTAATAGTTCCAAAAGATGAAAAAGACATCATGAGAGCCATCAAGATTGCAAAAAAATTCAAATCATCAGTCACAGTGCGTGGGGCAGGAACTGGGCTTGTTGGGAGTGCACTAAACAACGGAATTATTTTAGATATGAAAAATTTCAATTCAATAAAAATTACCAAAAACTATGCAATAGTAGGTCCAGGAGTTATCAAAGGAGAATTAGATAAAAAATTAGAAATTCATGATAAATTTTTTCCTCCAAATCCTTCAATTGGTTCTTTTTGCACAGTTGGCGGAATGATTGGAAATAATTCTAGTGGAAGCAAGAGTCTAAAATATGGAAGTGTAATAGACAATGTCGCAGAGATTATTTTCGTTGATGGAAATGGAAAGAGAATATCACTTCCAAAAGACAAAAAAGTTTCAAAAAAAATACTTGAATTTTCAAAAAAAATAAAAATTGAAAAGTTTCCAAATGTGACTAAGAATTCTTCCGGATACAGGATTGACAAAATAAGATCAATCACAGATGCCCATAAACTAATCATAGGTTCTGAAGGAACATTAGGAATTGCATTATCAATAAAACTCAAAATAAGAGACAGGCAAGAAAAGAAAATTCTTTTTATCATTGAATTTAAATCAATCATAGACGCGTCTAGAAATTGTTTAGAAATTAACAAAACAATGCCATCAGCAATAGAATTTGTAGATAGAACAACTCTCAATCAAATTAATTTCAAATTTTCTCAAGATACTCAGTGTCTACTTTTAGTTGAATACGATGAAGATATAGACAGGAGTGAGAAAAAACTAAAATCAATAATCACAGGAAAAATTGTTAAAAAACTAAAAAAAGATTCAGAAATTAATGAGTGGTGGAGATACAGGGATTTATCATTGCATTATAGTTTGAAATCCATTAAAAAAGAAAAAAGAATACCACATGTTATTGAAGACGCAGCAGTTCCTTTAGAGAATTTGCCGGAAATTTTTAAAATTCTGAAAAAAATAAATAAAAAGTTTAAAACAAAGACTATTGTGTACGGTCATGCAGGTAATGGAAACATACATGTCAGATTAATTTCAGACAGAAGTGAATTTACGGCAATTAAGAAGATAGCAATATTGTATTTTGATGAGATAATCAAACTAGGCGGAACCATCACAGCAGAGCACGGAGATGGTCTTGCACGCTCAGAGTTTATAAAAAAACAGTACGGAAAAGACAACTATAAGATTTTCAAAGAAATTAAACAATTTTTTGATCCAAAAAATATTCTTAATCCAGGAAAAATAATCACATCAAAAAGCACCATAATTGACAATTTAGAAAAACTCTAA
- a CDS encoding DUF5679 domain-containing protein, giving the protein MTIGYCVKCRDKRDINGAKPYTMKNGKPAIKGTCPTCSTTIFRIGRG; this is encoded by the coding sequence ATGACAATAGGATATTGTGTAAAGTGCCGAGACAAACGAGATATCAATGGCGCAAAACCATACACCATGAAAAATGGGAAACCTGCAATAAAGGGCACCTGCCCAACTTGTAGTACAACCATTTTCAGAATAGGCAGAGGATAA